Below is a window of Hydrogenimonas sp. SS33 DNA.
CCCGGACGGTTTCCGCTGGATCGAAGCGCTCAAGGACGAGAGCAAGTTCGAAATGACCTTCAACCTCTCTCCGACCTGGAGCGAAACCAACTGGTACTGCGACTACGTCCTGCCCGTCGGCCTGGCCGGCGAGCGCCACGACCAGCAGTCCGCGCCGACCAAACCTGAGCGCTGGACCGCATTCCGCCAGCCGGTCCTTCGCGTCGCGATGGAGAAGATGGGCTGGAAGCCCAAAGTCCCCTACCGCGGAACGCTGGAGGCGCACATGAAAGCGGGTCTCGGCGAAGTGTGGGAAGAGAACGAGTTCTTCGCCGAACTGCTCTGCCTCCATGTCGACCCGGACGGAAGCCTGGGCGTGCGCCAGTACTGGGAGAGTGCCAAGCATCCAGGCCAGCCCGTCACCGTCAAAGAGTACTACAACGCGGCGTTCGAACTGCTGCCCAAGCTGCGCAAGGCGGCCCATGCGGCCTACCCGAACAGCGAGTACCCCTGCTATGAATTCATGCGGGACCGCGGCGCCTGGACCGAGACGACCAACGTCTACAAGCCCCAGGAAGAGGAGCTCCATTTCGACGGCACCTATTACCATGCCCACGGCCACAAATACCATGAGGCCGACGTGGAAAAAGACCGCTTCGGCGTTCTGTGGATCACCGACCATGAGGGCCGCAGACGCTCCATCGGTGTCGAAGTCGACGGAAAGCTCTACCACGGCTTCCATACGCCGGACAAAAAGCTCGACCTCTTCTGCGAGTGGCTCATCGACTGGAAGTGGCCGGAGTACGCGCTGCCGGTCTATCCGCGCAATCCGCGTGAATACGACAAGATGATCCACATCGTCAGCCAGGTCCACCACCGTTATATGAAGGGTGAGAACGAATTCGCGCTCAACACGGTCTTCCGCCTCCCCTACAACATCCATACCCGGTCGGTCAACTCCAAGCACCTGATGGAGATAAGCCAGAACCACAACCCGGTCTGGATCAACACCAAAGATGCGGAGCGCCTGGGCATCAAGCGCGGCGACGCCATCAAAGTACGCATCGTCGATACGGTGAGCGGACTGGAGAGCGGCTACTTCATCGCGATGGCGGTACCGACGGAAGGAACCCTGCCCGGCGTTCTGGCATGTAGCCACCATGCGGGACGGTGGAAACTCAAAAACGCGGTTGAGATTCCCGGCTTCAAACACGCCCTGGGCGTCATGGGCGTCGGTGCACCGCTTTACGAGATGACCATGGACGGCAAAGTGGGTACCCTTAAACCCAAAGAGGGGATCGACAAAGGGATCAAAGAGCGCCCGAAAACGTGGCAGTTCAAAGAGTTCAACAAAGACCTCGACAACATCTGGTGGGACGGCCTCAGCGGCTCCTGGCAGAATGCCGTGGCACCGGTCCATCCCGACCCGATCGCGGGTAACCATGCATGGCATCAGAAGGTGATCATCGAAAAGGCGGGCAAGGACGACAAGATCGGCGATATCTGGGTCAACTACGAAAACAACTTCAAGACCTACAAGGCATGGAGAGACGAACTGACCCGCCCGCTGGATGAAAACAGCAAAGAGCGGCGCCCCTTCTGGATCAAACGTCCGGTCGTGCCTCTGAGCAAAAAAGCCTATCTGGTCAACATCCACAGCATTACCTAACCACCACCGCAAAGCGGGGCGTAAGCCCCGCGCGGTATAATTTTTCCCGTAAGTTAGAAGTGAGAAGTAAGAAGTGGTAAGTTTTACAACTACTTACTCCCCACTTCTCACTCCTCACTTCACATTTCCCACTTAAAATAAATATGAAGGTTTTCGATGAACGACGTTCTGACCAAACAACTCGCCCGTGTCAATCTCTATGCGCTGATCTCCAGAATTCTGATGAAAGAGGCGGATGAAACCTTTCTGGAAAAGTTCGAAGGGGACGAGATGATCCTCTCCTTCTTCCCCAACTACCGGAACTGGGAGAAACGGGAGGAACTCGGCAGAAAGGAGCTGCTGGAGCAGTTTCTCAATGTCGACTTCACCAACCTCTTCGTTCTGCATATGATTCCCTACGAATCTTTCTACCGGCGGGACGACCAGATGCTGGAGACCGGCGGGGACAATCCGGTAGTGCAGATCTACAACGAATACGACTTCCGGGCACAGCTCGACGTGGCCCGTGCCGTGAGCCCCGACCACATCGGCATCGAACTGGAGTTCATGTATATGCTGGCCTCCTCGGAGTACAAGGCGCTGGAGAACGAAGATACCGCGGCGGCATGCGAAATCGCAAAAATCGAGAGGGATTTTCTCAAAGAGCATCTGCTGGAGTGGGCGCCGATGTTCCTGATGAACATGAAGGCGGAGGCGGGAACGCCCTTCTACTACGATGCCGCCTCACTGGCTTTGGAATTCATGCTCAACGACTACGAGTACCTGAACGAACTGATCGGCGAAGAGGGATGTAACTACCGGGCATGAGTACACTGATATTCGAACCGGCACGCTGCGTCCGCAGTGTCACCAAATTTTCCGACTGTACCAAATGTGTCGACATCTGCCCCGTCGATACGTTGACCATCGCCGAGAACAACCTGCCCGCCTTCGTCCCCTCGGCATGCGTCGACTGCGGCGGCTGCATGGGGGTCTGCCCGACGGAGAGTTTCAAACTCAAGGATTTCGATGCCACCGAATTCTTCTTCGAATTCGCCGCGGAACCCTCGCCGCTCATCTCCTGCCGCGTCAATGTCCCCTGCATCATGGCGCTCTCCACCGAGCACCTGATATCGCTGGCACTTGTGAAAGAGAAACCGGTCATACTCGATATCGGCCACTGCCACACCTGCCCCTACAAAGAGCCTCTTTACGCCAACATCCTCAAAAGCGTGGAGGAGGCGAACTACCTGTTGGAGGCGATCGAGAGCGGCAAAAAGATCGAACTACAAGAGATCGCGGCGAGAGAGCAGGGGGTCGGTGACGATGTGGATCAGAACGACCGGCGCGCCTTTCTGGAACGCTTGTCCCTGAAAGGGGCGGTCAAGTCGAAAGCCCAGTTCGAAGAGCTGCTCGAAGCGACCAGCGACGAGATGCGCGAACATGCGGTCGGCCTGGCCGAAATCGCACGCATTAGGCAAAAGGAGCTTCCCGACAAGCGGAAGATCCTCTTCACCGCCCTCAAAAGGGCGCCAAGGCCCGAACGGTACCATACGATCGCCGAAGAGGATATCTCCTTCGCCTCCCAGAAATTCATCGACATGGAGACCTGCACCAACTGCCAGATGTGCTACCGCATCTGCCCGACGGGGGCGCTCAGCAGCGACCCGAAGAACAGCAAAATCTTTTTCGACGCGATGATGTGTGTCAAATGCCGGGCCTGCCACGACACCTGCGAGCCCGACAGTCTGAAGCTGCAGCCCACCTTCGAATTGAAGGAGTTTTTTGAGCCGACCCAGCGGCTTCTGGCGGCATTCAGGCTGATCCGCTGTGACGAATGCGGCATCCACTTCACCTCCCTGCACGGAGAGCGGGTCTGCCCCCGGTGCGCCGTGGAGGAGGAAGAGGCCCTGGAACTCTGGGGCCTCGAGGAGAAACCCGACGGCTCCATCTGGTTTATCGAAGAGGAGGAGAAATAACATTTCGCGAATGCGGAATGTTTTCTCGAAATCTTCGATTTCGAAGTTTTAGGGGAACCACAGAAACCCTTTGGGACGACCAGTCCCCGCCAAAATATGGGCTTCGCTCATATTTTGGTAAAAAAAATATCTATGAGGAGAAAGCATGATCGACGAAGGCATTCTCTCCAAAGAGAGCCGGCTGATCGCCCTCTACGGCGTCAATGCCCAGACCTCCCCCTTTTTGAAGGTGCTGAACCATACCTTCAAAAACCTGGGGCTCAACGACTTCGCCATCGGTCTCAATATCAAGCCGGACGATTTTGCTTATATGGTCAAAGGGATGCCCGATTCGAAGGTCAAAATGGCGCTCTACGAACCGGAATACCGGGAAGAGGTGGTACCGCTGCTGGACCTTCCCGACATCTGTACGAGACGAAGCGGCCTCTGTGACGGGGCGCTGGCCGAGGAGGGGAAACTGGCCGGCGTCTGCTTCGTGCCTGAAAGTTTCGAACGGATGGCGGCGTGCGAAGGGGTCAATTTCCGGGGCAAACGGGTTCTGCTCCTGGGCGCCGGTGCCACGGCACGGGCCATTCTGCCGCTTCTCGGTACACTCGGCGCCGCTTTCGTCGAAGTGGCCGACGAGACGGTGGAGCGGGCCGCCGAGGCGCTGGAGCTTGCGAAAGAGGCGCTTTTCGGCGTCGAAACCGACATCGCCCGCTTCCAAAGGGGAATGGCCGTGGAGGCGGACCGCTACGACATCGTCATTAACGCCGCGGACCTTCATGCCCACGAAGGGGTGCGCCTTCTGGATGTCGAAGGCGACGCGGGCCACCTGCTCCTCATCGATTTTGTGAGGGGAAAAAGCGCTTTCGACACCCTCTCCGAAGCGCTCGGATGCCGGAAAATCGGCGCAGAGCAGTTCATGCGCGCCCAGGCCCTGAGCGTCGCCCACAAATGGTTGGGTGCAGAAATTTCGTGCGACGACTATGAGAGGGTGAAAAGTTAAAAACTAAAAGTTGTTAGTTATTAGTTGAAAAAGGAATGAATATGGAAGATTTGAGAAAAGAGTTTGAAAACTATCTGAACGAGCGGTGCGTCACCTCCGAGTGTGAAACCGAAGAGGACAATTACGACTATCCCGACTATGTGGAGGCGATCAACGCCGAGTTGATGCCCCCCTCCAAAAGCGGTGTCTATATCAGCCGGTGGGACCTGAAGATGGTGGGAGACGCCATCGACGCTTCCATCGCCATGGATGCCAGGGCCCGCATGTTCAAGATGCTGATGCGCTCCGTCCACGACAGGGAGACGATGGCACAGCTGCTGGGGGCCTTCAGCTCCCTGATCGATGCCAAAATCGAACCCTACCGGGAGATGATGGAAGCCTACCCCTCCACCTGCCCCATTTTCGAAGACAAAATCGAAAAAGCGATGCGGGCTCAGGCCTATTTCGATACCATATTGGAGACATACTTTCCCGAAGAGGGGTGAAACATGACGGACAAAATGCACAATCTGGTTATTGTGGGTGCCGGTCCGGCAGGCATTGCCACCGCCGTCGAAAGCTATATCCTGGGAATCCGGGATATAGTAGTTCTGGAAAAAGATCAGAACCACAATGCAACGATCCGAAAATACTACAAAGAGAACAAACGGGTGGACAAGGACTGGAAAGGGCAGAAGGTCGAACTGGACGGGAATATCTATTTTGTCGACGGGACCAAAGAGAGCACCCTCGATTTTTTCGACGAAGTGATCGCCCACCACTCTGTGGAACTGATAACCCATACCGAAGTACAGAAGATTGTCAAAAAGGATGACCATTTCGAAGTCCTGATTCCGGGCGGTTCGGTGAAAGCGCGTTATGTGGTCGTAACGATCGGAAGAATGGGCAAGCCGAACAAACCCGATTACAAAATTCCTCCTTCGATCCGAAAACGCGTCAACTATACCCTCGATGCGTGCGGTGAGGGGGAGAAGATTCTCGTGGTCGGGGGCGGGGATTCCGCCATTGAGTATGCCTTGGACCTGACCGGAAAAAACGATGTAACCATCTGTTACCGGCGGCAGACCTTTCGACGGGCCAATCCGACCAACCAGACCGATATCGCCAATGCCATCGCCCATGGTGAGGTACGTCCCTATCTCGGCGTCGATATCGAGGGGCTTGAAGAGGATGAAGGGCGTGTAAAAGTGATTTTTTCCCAGAAGGAACCGGAGATTTTTGACCGGGTTGTCTATGCCATCGGCGGAACGACACCAAGCGCGTTTCTGCAGGGGTCGGGCATTCGGGTCGAAGATGGCAAACCGGTCCATGACGAAAATTACATGACCGATGTTCCGGGACTCTATGTCGCAGGTGATATCACCCAGGAGTCCGGCGGTTCCATTGCCCTGGGGCTCAATCACGGTTATGCCATCGCCCACCATATCATGCGGCAGATCAAAGACTGTCCCGAGTGCAAACCGCTGCCCACGGTGGAGTGAAACCGGGCAGGCGGCGGTGTTCCATGTTGCAAAAGTAGGAAGCGAGGTGCATTCTGCATTTTACGTTTGAGCATCCCTGGCTTTTTCTTCTGTTGCTGCTGCTTCCCTGCTTCTGGCGCTGTCCCGCCGGCGTCGTGAAGCTCTATTTTCCGAAAATTTTGCTGCTTCCCGCCTCCCGTTTCTCTCTTTCTAAAGAGCCGCTGCTCTATGCGTCGGTCTATCTGTTTGCCGTGACGGCTCTCGCTTCGCCGGTGACCTATGACCGCCTGGCCGCCAGCGAACGGCACGGGCGCGACCTGGTGCTGGCGCTGGATACCAGCGGCTCCATGGCGGAATCGGGTTTTGACAGGGAACATCCGATGCGCCGGAAATTCGATGTCGTCATCTCCCTGGTCAAGAGCTTTCTCAAAAACCGTCACGACGACAATATCGGCCTGGTGCTCTTCGGCTCCTTTGCCTTCGCCGCCTCTCCCGTCACCTACGATCTGGCGGCACTGCAGGAGATCGTCGACACGGCCGACGTGGGGGTGGCGGGGCAGAGTACCGCCATCGGCGAGGGGATCGACCAGGCGCTTCGGGCCCTCTCTTTTTCCCATGCCAAAAAGAAGGTGATCGTACTGATGACCGACGGTTACCAGAACGCCGGGTCGGTCTCGATCAAGGAGGCGGTGGAGAAGGCGAAGCGCCGGGGTGTCAAAATCTACACCATCGGCATCGGCAAACCGAAAGACTACGACGCCAAACTGCTGAAAAAGATCGCCGACGAAACGGGCGCGAAAAGCTTTTCCGCCGCCAATGCGGAGGATTTGAAGGAGGTCTTCGAAGAGCTCGACAGCCTGGAACCCAGCCCCATCCGCTCCCATACGATGATCAACCGGCGGCCTCTGTATCAGTGGCCGCTGCTTGGGGCGATGATTCTGCTGATCGGGTATCTCTCTTTTGGGGGGAGGGTGAGAAGGTGAGAAGGTGGGGAGGTGAGAAGGTGATGGGTCGTTGGTCGTTGGTCGTTGGTCGTTGGAACGGGGCTTCGCCCATTTTTTTGGCATTGGGCATTGGGCATTGGGCATTGGGGAGTGTAAGTAACGATTATGGTAACGACATACCACATACTACTCACCTTCCCACCAGCCGCGTAGCGGCGATCTCACCTTCTCACCATTTCTACCTTCGTTTTCTGTTCACTGTTCACTGTTTCCCCCCGAAGGACTGGGCATGAGTTTTCTCCATCCCTTTTTCCTCTGGCTGCTGCTGCCTCTGGCCCTTTTCGCGTGGCTTCGCCTGAGAGATGAGCGAAAAAACGCTCTGCCGCTGCATCCCAAAGTGATTCTCGAAAACCGGCGGACCCTTCTGGTGCGCCTCGCCCCTTTTATCGCGCTGGGGTGGATGGTGGTGGCGCTCGCCAGGCCCGTGACGAAGGAGAGCGAAACCATCACGGCGCCTTCGGGCAGTACACTCTACCTGGCCATCGACGCCTCCCGCTCCATGCTGGCCACGGACCGCAAACCCGACCGCTACCGCTTCGCCAAGGCGGCCATCGAAAGGCTCGTCGAGCGTGACAGCCGCCACAAATTCGCCCTTATCGCTTTTACCACCAACGCCCTGATCCTCTCGCCGCCGACGGAGGACAAAGCGCTCATCCACGCGGCGCTGGAGGCTTTCAGGCCCGACTACATTCTCACCCACGGCACCTCCATCGAAGCGCTGTTGCGCTATGTCGGGCGTTTCGGAGGGGAGCGGAAGGATCTGGTCATCTTCAGCGACGGCGGGGACGAGGAAGACCTGCAGAAACTGGCCGATCTGGCGCGCGCGAACCACATCCGCGTCTTCGGGGTCGCCTGTGCAACGCGCCGGGGCAGCACCATACCGGGCGAAAGCGGCTGGCTGCGGGACAAAAACGGCCGCCTGGTGGTGTCGATCCAGAACCCCATTCTCGAAAACCTGGCTGAGGCGACGGGAGGGGCGTTCATCGACGAATCGACCCCCGAGGCGGTGGCAGATGCGCTGCTGGAGCGAGTACGCGACCCGTTGAAGCGCCAGAGCAGCCAACGCACGACCTACCGGGAGTGGTTCTGGCTGCCGCTGCTGCTGGGGATCGGCTTCTTTCTCGCGGGTACCCTCTCAAGCGCGGGTCTCGTCAAGCGCCTCCTGCCTCTGTTGGCGCTTCTGGGCATACAGGGCCAGGCGGGGCTGCTGGACTACCATTACCTCTTGAAAGGGTACGAACTCTACCGCAAGGGCGCCTACGAAAAGGCGGAGAAAGCCTTCGAAAAGGTGGACCCGCCGCTTCTGGAGAGCCGTTACGGCCTTGGGGCGGCGCTTTATAAAATGGGGGCCTACAAAAAGGCGGGGCAGGTCTTCGCGTCGATCAAAAGCCGTGACCCGGATGTCAAGGCGGCCATCTACTACAACCTGGGCAACTGCGCCGTGCGAATCGGCCGCTTCAAAAGTGCCCGGGATTACTATGTCAAGGCGATCCAGCTCACCTCGGACCCCGACGCGAAATCCAACCTGAAAAAGGTCCTCTTTCTCATCGAAAAGCGGCGGGCGAAGGTGGAACCCAAAGCCAACCGCCACGTCAAGGCGGCCTCCAGCAGCGCCTCGACCGACCAGAAGAAGGAGAAGGGGACGAAAAAGGGAAGCTCCCAGCAGCGGATGGGGCAGGGCAGCGGGGCGCAGTCCGCGACCAAATCGACCCGTGTAGGTGTTCGGAAGGGGTCGCAGAAGATGAGCAGGCGCCACCCCCTCTCCTCCAAAGTCTACGAGATGATCAACAAGGGGTATGTGCATGAAGAGAGGCCGTGGTGAGATGAGGGGTGGGAAAGTGAGAAAGTGGGAAGGTGAGAAGGTGGGAAGGTGGGAAGGTGATTTTTGTTATTTTCCCGTCTTACCTTCTAACATTCTCACCTTCTTACCCTCTCACCGTCCCACCGTCTCACCGTCTCACCTCCTCACCCTCATCCTGCTGATGCTTGCCTTTTTTCCTCTGATGGGGGCCGACGACTACCGCTACACTCTCACGCTCGACCCGCCGCGGGCCATGGCCAAAACACCGATCCTGCTGACGGTGAAGATCGAGCAGACGGACCCCTCCAAAGTCCTCTTTTTCGACTTCAAGCCGGTCGGCAGCCACTTTCTTTTCCACAGGCTCGACAAAAAGGTGAACGAGGAGATGCACCACCGCGTCGAACGGTTCGTCTATCTGGTCTATGGGACGAAGAGCGGCGAATGGCCCATCGGGGGGGAGATACGCGTTCAGCGCACCAACGAAGAGCGGATCGTCGACAGTACCATCGTGGACCAGTTCAACGCCCGCACCCTCCAGAGCGAGGAGAGTGTGGACCGCGTGACGCCGGTGAGGGTGACGATCGACCCGCTTCCAGTTCGGGCCGACCTGGTCGGCGACTTTCGTATGAAAAGCTCCCTGGACAGGCGGCAGACCGAAGCCTTTCGCCCCGTGCACCTGACGCTCCATCTGGAAGGCATCGGCTTTCCGCCCCCCGAACAGTTCTTTACTTTCAAGATTCCCGGCGTCCAGGTCTTTGCCGACAAGCCGGCCATGCGGCTGCGCTACACGCCCCGGGGCGTGCGCGTCGATGCAGACTACACTTTCGCCTTCAGCAGCGACCACGACTTCACCATCCCTCCCCGCCTTTTGCGCCTCTACTCTCCCACGAGGCGCCAGAGCCGCCGCATCGGCTTCGCCGGCGCTAAGATCCGGGTCGTCACCCCGCCTTCGCTTCGCCAGGCGCTGCTGGATAGGGAGAACGACCCGCCCAGTATCTTTGAGCGCATCGAAGCGTGGCGCGCCTACACCGTCGACGCGCTGGTGGTGCTGCTCGGCTTTCTCTCCGCTTTCGTGGTGGCGTGGGTCCGGCGCCGTATCGGGCGGCTTTTCGTCAAAGACCCCTTTGTTGAAAAGGTTCGCGCCGTCAAAGAGCCCCGCGCCCTTTTGATGCTGCTGATTCAAAGTGACCCCAAACGGTGCGCCCCCTGGATCGATCGGATCGAGACAGCGCTGCACGAAAAGAGGCCCGTGGAGATGAGACGGATCAAACGGGAGATCGTGAAGGGGTGTCGATGAAGTTCGTCACTGGTCATTGGTCATTGGTCATTGGTTTTTTTCTTCGCACGAAAAATTGGCTTTGGACCCTTTTGCTGTTCGCCGGTGTGGGATATGGGGCCGATTTTCGCTATTCGCTTACGCTGGACCGTCACGAGGCGTGGGTCAAAGCGCCGATTGTGCTGCATTTTAACGTGGAACAGACCGATGCGTCAAAGGTGATGTTTTTCGATTTCAAGCCGCTGGAAGAGGGGAGTTTCAAAGCGATCCGCCTCGACAAGAAGGTCGACAACGCCTACCACCACCGAAAGGCGCAGTTTACCTATCTGCTCTTCGGGCTGAAACCCGGAACCGTGACGCTGAAGTTCGACCTGCTGGTGCGGCGCACCAACGAGGCGACCATCGCCCAGAGCACCACCGGCGGCCGCTACAACGTGAAAGATGTGGAGACTCAGGACCGCCATGAACCGATCCCCCCGGAGACCCTCCGCCTCAAGCCGCTGCCGGCGCCGGTGGACCTGGTGGGCGATTTCACGCTCCAAAGCCGTGTCAGCGCCCAAACGACCCGTGCCGGCCGCCCCGTCTATCTGACGATCCGCCTCAAAGGGGTCGGCTACCCGCCCCGGAAACGGTTGATCCGCGTCGAGGTTCCGGGGGTCGACATGTTCGAAGACACGCCGAAGGTGTCGCTGCGCTACGGCCCCAAAGGGGCGCTCTACGATGCCACCTACACCTATGCCATCAAAGCGGACCGTGACTTCTTGCTCCCCTCTTTGAGGCTGAAAGCCTTTTCTCCCGCCGGCGGGAAGCTGTACGAGCTGAAGAGCGACGAAATCGCCGTTCAGGTCCTGGCACCGGAGAAGCCACGCAAAGCGCCCCCTCCCGAACCGAAGAAGGAGCGTTCCCCTGCAACAGAGTGGTGGCCGCAAGTGAAAAGTATTCTTTTTTACGGAGCGCTTTTTTTGATAGGATATATCAGCGGAACCCTGTGGCTCAAAATCCGAATGGACGTTACGAGAAAAACGTAACGTCCTCTCGAAATCTTTGATTTCGAAGCTTTAGGGGGGTGCAGGGGACACTTGTGTCCCCGCCAAAACAAGCGAAGCGTTCCCAAAGGGATGTTTTGCGTAACATAAAGATTGGGACAAGGAAGTGAGAGAATGAAAAATAATCGGAACATCGTCTTGATCACGGTACTGGCCCTTCTTCCTCTTTTCGGCGCCGACAAAGGGGAGCAGATATATATGAGCAAGGGGTGTTACGGATGCCACGGCACCCACGGAGAAGGGATCGGCGACTATCCCCGTCTGGCGGGACGGTCGCAGGCGGAACTGATGCGGCTGCTCGAACAGCTCAAAAAAGGGATCGGCCACACCAGCAAGCGGGAGATGATGATCCCCTTCGCCCAGGCCCTCGACGAAGCGCAGATGAAAGCGGTCACCCGGTTTCTGAGCGCCCAGAACCCCCATGCCGAAGAGGATGAATCGCTGCGGACCCCGGAAGATATTCTGGGCGGGTCGGATATGTGAGACGTATGGTCATTGGTCACTGGTTATTGGTCATTGGGGGGCGTCTTCGGCGCTTTTTATTGAAACGGAAAGCGGAAATCGGGAAACGGGAAATGGCAAGAAGAATATTTTCGCACCTTCCCACCCTCTCACTTCTTATTCTATTGACCGCATCGGTCAATGCCGCGTCACTCCAAAAAGTGATCGACGCGGCTCCGTCCGGGGCGCGGATCGACCTGCCGGCGGGGGTGTTTCATGGGCCGGTGGTCATCGACAAACCGCTGATCCTGGCCGGTGCGGGCATGGAAAAAAGTGTCATCGACGGGGGCGGCAGCGGCAGTGTGGTGACGATCCGCGCCTCCCATGTGACGCTTGAGAAGCTGACCCTGCGCCGCAGCGGGCGTAGGCGGGACACGTTGGATGCGGCGGTGAAGGTGGCCGGTGTGTCGGATGTGACGGTGAGAAAGTGCCGCATGCGCGAAGACCTTTTCGGCGTGGTGGTGGAGACGAGCCGGCATGTGAAGATTTTGGACAACGATGTCCGCTCCTATGATGACAAGGTGGTGGACAACCGGGGCGACGGCGTGCGGATCTGGGGGTCGAATGATGTGACGGTGGAGGGGAACCGGTTTGAACAGGGCAGGGACATCGCCGTCACCCGCTCCCATGACGTACAGGTTTTGAAAAACCGCATCCGAAACGCCCGCTACGGTGTGCTTCTGGACATGAGCCGTCGTGTGAATGTCGAAGGCAACGACATCGCCGACATCTACGCGGGGGTGCGCACCAAAGGGGGAGCGGGGCTCACCATCGCCGGCAACACTATCTTCGACACGCGCCTGGAGACGGGGGTGGGGATTCTGCTCGCCCACGGCAGGGAGGTGCGGGTGCGAAACAACCGCATCAGCGGGT
It encodes the following:
- the nosD gene encoding nitrous oxide reductase family maturation protein NosD translates to MARRIFSHLPTLSLLILLTASVNAASLQKVIDAAPSGARIDLPAGVFHGPVVIDKPLILAGAGMEKSVIDGGGSGSVVTIRASHVTLEKLTLRRSGRRRDTLDAAVKVAGVSDVTVRKCRMREDLFGVVVETSRHVKILDNDVRSYDDKVVDNRGDGVRIWGSNDVTVEGNRFEQGRDIAVTRSHDVQVLKNRIRNARYGVLLDMSRRVNVEGNDIADIYAGVRTKGGAGLTIAGNTIFDTRLETGVGILLAHGREVRVRNNRISGCAQAIYIDSSPAETGMRRTIERNAIVNNNEAFHFHAAIQNNTIRDNDVVGNLDDVVLDIPKAKRGHNDIGDNYWDRYQGFDRNNDGIGDTPYVVLIYADKLWQYNHHAKFFYATPVLSILDFIERIAPLTQPDELLRDPKPRMSRHF